A genomic region of Metopolophium dirhodum isolate CAU chromosome 1, ASM1992520v1, whole genome shotgun sequence contains the following coding sequences:
- the LOC132952935 gene encoding LOW QUALITY PROTEIN: uncharacterized protein LOC132952935 (The sequence of the model RefSeq protein was modified relative to this genomic sequence to represent the inferred CDS: substituted 1 base at 1 genomic stop codon) — translation MDDFTETLLKEWGSEWGIDDNTINIFKDEEIDKKAFLSLTEDMIKELIPKIGKRSKFVQKLKKFKGTSLESASKDYIKKILNNYTDGNLVIKYYESVGSLNQSMRNTLASVIIKHEIQHNTKIDKIKFLFLSNGIHNLFSNETKETYFTPYYKEGHNVTPMRGKLYDKYCNLKKEIKKTNDQSVDIPTNSVSDDNSINLKDSDYEDKLLWLKNNTEPIQTLQTFWIETIEYRQKKKENLIELYPGLQRPTGYILIELDFQHLYPNKEFXLLNKIDVFKVQLIKYIDKFNFQFGVQHFNTVRELKNPSKPGNDYVSILKLLPLLFQPITIRLNNKRKKDCMPSVWRTSKVEQAAAFITFIPDVGELKTLHNSKIEKALQFGLTLQPYVVIVGPLSLIWSMRFESKHKQLKDTAKSITSRKNSPYTLSLKHQLNLSYRVLSSVNTINIKLGRRTLLSANTRLKYRNIKFICSPFNILDDKVQFFSWIDFKGTIYNCNNMSVLINFSDDPNILPLFGLILSVFIITYNNIPFLVCSIYNNNYFDEHLQAYNVQLTNKLICCSVENLNCVQPTIHCVMSNGGLSNIESNKDGNECTFNNSEEEDNTIIDVDDDVQSQKDLNNIDTTVKNIFDSNKRTLDTDKMPVKNKKTKQNDDLIEFLKKSSDERKEILNNINNDREEDPIDAFFKSMALTVKQFSSHFKIKAKKVFNIITQLEIENNNSDSLTRQNLHRPAVDYTFSSPSSSVQSSQSGFSVYNHSTTFILPEVQDPKVLTDVVQNWNQLGGQIQHQPHLE, via the exons ATGGACGACTTTACAGAAACTTTGTTGAAAGAATGGGGCTCGGAATGGGGAATTGATGATAAtacgataaatattttcaaag atgaagaaattgataaaaaagcATTTTTATCTTTAACCGAGGACATGATAAAGGAACTAATTCCAAAAATTGGAAAAAGATCTAAATTTGTTCAAAAGCTGAAAAAGTTTAAAGGGACAAGTCTA GAATCAGCATCAAAAGACTATATCaagaaaatacttaataattatactgatggtaatttagttattaagtattatgaGTCAGTTGGCTCTCTAAACCAGTCAATGAGGAATACATTAGCCTCAGTTATTATAAAGCATGAAATTCAGCACAAcacaaaaattgacaaaattaaatttttatttttatcaaacg gTATTCACAATTTGTTTTCTAATGAAACTAAGGAAACTTATTTCACACCTTATTATAAAGAAGGTCATAATGTAACACCTATGAGAGGAAAATTGTacgataaatattgtaatttaaaaaaagaaattaagaaaACTAATGATCAATCAGTTGATATACCCACAAACTCGGTCAGTGATGATAATAGCATAAACTTAAAAGATTCAG attatgaagataaattattatggcttaaaaataatacagaacCCATCCAAACACTTCAAACATTCTGGATAGAAACTATTGAATaccggcaaaaaaaaaaagaaaatttaatagaacTCTATCCTGGTCTTCAAAGACCTACAGGATATATTTTG ATTGAACTTGATTTCCAGCATTTATATCCAAACAAAGAATTTTGACTACTGAATAAAATTGATGTTTTTAAAGTTCAACTCATAAAATACAtagacaaatttaattttcaatttggaGTTCAACATTTCAATACTGTTAGAGAATTAAAGAATCCTTCAAAACccg gtaacgACTatgtatcaattttaaaattacttccTTTATTGTTTCAACCAATAACTATAAGACTaaacaataaaagaaaaaaagattgCATGCCATCAGTTTGGAGAACATCAAAAGTGGAGCAAGCTGCTgcttttataacatttatacct GATGTTGGTGAATTGAAAACATTACACAACTCAAAAATAGAAAAAGCTCTACAATTTGGGTTGACATTGCAACCGTATGTAGTAATTGTTGGACCTTTATCATTAATTTGGTCCATGCGTTTTGAGTCAAAGCATAAACAATTAAAAGATACAGCTAAATCTATAACTTCCCGAAAAAATTCACCTTATACCTTATCATTAAAGCATCAACTTAATTTGTCGTATAGAGTTTTGTCGTcagttaatacaataaatattaagttaggACGTCGTACATTACTTTCAGCAAATACGCGGCTCaaatacagaaatattaaatttatatgttcgccttttaatattttggatgataaggtacaatttttttcatggaTTGATTTTAAAGGTACCATttacaattgtaataatatgtcagttttgattaattttagtgATGACCCAAATATTTTACCTCTATTTGGATTAATTTtatctgtatttataataacttataataatattccttttttagtttgtagtatttataataataattattttgatgaacatTTACAAGCGTATAATGTACAacttactaataaattaatatgttgcTCAGTTGAAAATTTGAATTGTGTACAACCCACAATTCATTGTGTTATGTCTAATGG tggtTTGTCTAATATTGAATCCAACAAAGATGGAAATGaatgtacatttaataatagtGAAGAAGAAGATAACACTATAATTGATGTTGACGATGACGTACAAAGCCAAAAGgatttgaataatatagatacaacagtaaaaaatatttttgactcaAACAAAAGAACATTGGACACAGACAAAATgccagtaaaaaataaaaaaaccaaacaaaacgATGATTTAATCGAATTTCTGAAGAAAAGCAGCGACGAAagaaaagaaattttaaataacattaataatgacCGAGAAGAAGACCCAATTGATGCGTTTTTCAAGTCTATGGCATTGACTGTGAAACAGTTCTCTtcacatttcaaaattaaagccaaaaaagtttttaatatcaTCACACAattagaaatagaaaataataacagtgATTCATTAACAAGACAGAATCTACATCGACCTGCAGTAGACTACACATTTTCATCTCCGAGTTCAAGTGTTCAATCATCACAGTCGGGCTTTTCAGTGTATAATCATTCAACCACATTCATTTTACCAGAAGTTCAAGATCCTAAAGTTTTAACCGATGTTGTGCAAAATTGGAATCAGTTGGGAGGCCAAATCCAACACCAACCACacttagaataa
- the LOC132934927 gene encoding zinc finger MYM-type protein 1-like, translated as MSKYLSGSAKRKMRIKKDEEIKKLRGSLNMFVVKNNLDNAVDKCAKNVIIKTNKNTDVESSGTCDDTEPDIFDNQVDNFSTNLISKINENTDLESSVTCDDTEPDIFDKPGENENNEVESSDTCDVTESGIFDKPGLDLTNDYPTDRGHFKEFDTVKSDLKRSILLHGPCKPTNIEFPYSPDGKGILRRFSAQFYHKTTNTGLCIPRIWLCYSVILDCAYCEVCWLFADRQNRNFKINWILGINDWHHIGEKIGAHEISQQHIQATEVRVRWLKNETIDKHMEDKIIKEASFWRNVLIRLVKIILFLTAGNTALRGNENSKTKINNTEGNFIRTVRLMADFDPVLNNLLNNENNKIKYLSWKIQNELIHLLSSEVLNILANEVKRSKYYSIIVDSTQDITKIDQLSVILRYVVLNYETKSFEVKESFFGFFELENHGSKDYENLIYDVLKKYNLDIQNCRGQGYDGAAVMSGAYSGVQQRISSTVSNAHYVHCCAHNLNLVICDAAKSTQVATNFFTTLQTIFNFFSSSCPRWASLAFGDDTAKTIRLKVLKKVCPTRWEARHSSVSALKQRYIEVIKSLTYMSLSSSKVDEKHMAISIKKKIESFEFLLMLCLWERVLRPLHGISKLLQKQDIDLQKALDRLTDAYTCMQQLRNDYCSVVENASNLAIKWGIPTDDKVVRQKKARLFFDEVDGDRRMNITQDNFKIKVFLPVVDTIICQLKDRFKGLHNVCSIFNFLKPQTLLGPDEITIKGSYDFIQMYQSDISSDLTSQLLSIKEIIKNKNLNSIQALASFILENDFATSYSDVLGACIIYLTLPVTVATAERSFSKLKIIKSYLRNSTGQERLSNISVLNIEQRRTKEIDMDKILTNFSNMKARKMKFD; from the exons ATGTCAAAATATCTCAGTGGTTCAGCAAAAAGGAAAATGAGAATAAAAAAAGATGAAGAAATAAAGAAGTTGAGAGGTTCATTAAATATGTTTGTagtaaaaaacaatttggaTAATGCTG ttgacaAGTGtgccaaaaatgtaattattaaaacaaataaaaatactgatgtgGAATCGTCTGGGACTTGTGATGATACTGAGCCAGACATATTTGATAATCAAG TCGATAACTTTTCCACCaacttaattagtaaaataaatgaaaatactgaTTTGGAATCGTCTGTGACTTGTGATGATACTGAGCCAGACATATTTGATAAACCAG gtgaaaatgaaaataatgaagtaGAATCGTCTGACACTTGTGATGTTACTGAGTCAGGCATATTTGATAAACCag gttTAGATTTAACAAATGATTATCCAACTGACCGTGGACATTTTAAAGAGTTTGATACTGTAAAATCTGATTTGAAGAGAAGTATTTTATTGCATGGACCATGTAAACCAACCAACATAGAATTTCCCTATAGCCCTGATGGAAAAGGCATCCTTAGACGTTTTTCAGCACAGTTTTATCACAAAACTACAAATACAGGACTATGTATACCCAGAATATGGTTATGCTATTCAGTCATTTTAGATTGTGCATACTGTGAAGTATGTTGGCTTTTCGCTGATAGgcaaaatagaaattttaaaataaattggataTTAGGAATTAATGATTGGCACCATATTGGAGAAAAAATTGGAGCACATGAAATTTCTCAACAACATATTCAAGCCACTGAAGTCCGAGTACGCTGGTTAAAAAACGAAACTATAGACAAACATATggaagataaaattattaaagaagcTAGTTTTTGGAGAAATGTTTTAATTAGAttagtcaaaattattttatttttaactgcgGGGAATACTGCTCTCCGAGGAAACGAAaacagtaaaactaaaataaataatacagaaGGAAACTTTATCAGGACTGTAAGGCTAATGGCAGATTTTGATCctgttttaaataatctattgaataatgaaaataataaaataaaatacctgagttggaaaattcaaaatgaattaattcatttattatcctcagaagtattaaatatattagcaAACGAAGTAAAAAgatctaaatattattcaataatagtagATTCGACACAAGATATAACAAAAATTGATCAATTGAGTGTTATACTGCGTTATGTTGTTTTAAACTAtgaaacaaaatcatttgaaGTAAAAGAATCTTTTTTTGGGTTTTTTGAATTAGAGAACCATGGCTCAAAGGATTATGAAAATCTTATTTATGATGTGTTGAAAAAGTACAATTTAGACATCCAAAATTGTCGTGGCCAGGGTTATGATGGTGCAGCAGTAATGAGTGGAGCTTATTCAGGAGTGCAACAAAGAATATCTTCTACCGTGTCGAATGCACATTATGTACATTGCTGCGCACATAACCTTAACTTGGTGATTTGTGATGCAGCCAAATCGACGCAAGTTGCAACTAActtttttacaacattacaaactatattcaatttttttagttctagTTGTCCTAGATGGGCATCACTTGCATTTGGTGATGACACTGCCAAAACAATTAgacttaaagtattaaaaaaagtttgtccTACTCGCTGGGAGGCTAGGCATTCATCAGTATCAGCATTAAAACAAAGGTATATAGaagttataaaatcattaacatATATGAGTTTATCAAGTAGTAAAGTAGATGAAAAACATATggcaatttcaattaaaaaaaaaatagaatcttttgaatttttacttatGTTATGTTTGTGGGAACGAGTATTGCGTCCTTTGCATGGTATCTCTAAACTTTTGCAGAAGCAAGACATTGACCTCCAGAAAGCATTAGATAGATTGACTGATGCCTATACTTGTATGCAGCAACTAAGGAATGACTATTGTAGTGTAGTTGAAAATGCAAGCAACCTGGCAATTAAATGGGGTATTCCAACTGATGACAAAGTGGTTCGCCAAAAAAAAGCAAGGTTGTTTTTTGATGAAGTAGATGGTGACAGACGAATGAATATCACacaagataattttaaaataaaagtatttttaccaGTTGTtgacacaataatatgtcaacTTAAAGATCGATTTAAAGGTTTACATAACGTTtgtagtattttcaattttttgaaaccTCAAACACTTTTAGGACCAGATGAAATTACTATTAAAGGATCATATGACTTTATTCAAATGTATCAATCAGATATAAGTTCTGATTTAACAAGTCAACTGCTATCAatcaaagaaattataaaaaataaaaatttgaatagtatCCAAGCACTGGCCTCATTTATTCTCGAAAACGACTTTGCTACAAGTTACTCTGATGTATTAGGagcatgtataatttatttgacattGCCAGTAACGGTTGCAACAGCAGAAAGGtctttttcaaaacttaaaataataaaaagctaTTTAAGGAATTCAACTGGACAAGAACGACTGTccaatatttcagttttaaatatcGAACAGCGTCGTACAAAAGAAATTGATATggacaaaatattaacaaatttttcaaatatgaaagcaagaaaaatgaaatttgattaa